A single Cnuibacter physcomitrellae DNA region contains:
- a CDS encoding GntR family transcriptional regulator — translation MSAETHALPPRRALADDVYDAVLGMLMDQTIEPGSRVSIDGIARQLDVSPTPMREALVRLESEGLVVYSARKGYRAAELLDASELRQLFEVRMLLEPPAAALAASRIGPDQLAALQSLVDTADDGTDDAHYAGYRSFAERDAAFHRLIVESAGNDMLTESVVRLRAHTHLYRLYFHHGIAADTAEEHDAVLAALREHDAQAAEAAMAAHIERSYRRLAEHVPPES, via the coding sequence ATGTCGGCAGAGACCCACGCACTGCCGCCGCGGAGGGCCCTCGCCGACGACGTCTACGACGCCGTGCTCGGCATGCTGATGGACCAGACCATCGAGCCCGGGAGTCGCGTGAGCATAGACGGGATCGCCCGTCAGCTCGACGTGTCGCCCACTCCGATGAGGGAGGCGCTCGTGCGGCTGGAGAGCGAGGGACTCGTGGTCTACTCCGCCCGCAAGGGATACCGGGCCGCCGAGCTCCTCGACGCCTCCGAGCTCCGCCAGCTGTTCGAGGTGCGGATGCTCCTGGAGCCGCCGGCCGCGGCGCTCGCCGCGTCGCGCATCGGGCCGGACCAGCTCGCCGCCCTCCAGTCGCTGGTCGACACCGCCGACGACGGCACGGACGACGCGCACTACGCCGGGTACCGCTCCTTCGCCGAGCGGGACGCCGCGTTCCACCGCCTGATCGTCGAGAGCGCGGGCAACGACATGCTGACGGAGTCGGTCGTGCGGCTCCGTGCGCACACCCATCTGTACCGCCTCTACTTCCACCACGGCATCGCGGCCGACACCGCCGAGGAGCACGACGCCGTGCTCGCCGCCCTCCGAGAGCACGACGCGCAGGCCGCGGAGGCCGCGATGGCCGCGCACATCGAACGCTCCTACCGGCGACTCGCGGAGCACGTGCCCCCGGAGTCCTGA
- a CDS encoding cation:proton antiporter has translation MELGVYAVLAVAVIVAVAAFARKLGIAAPIILVVVGVGLSYLPGVPDVEVPHEIILDGLLPPILYAAAVSVPIMDFRRNLAPIASLSVLLVVVTAFATGFLLFELLPDLDFAAAVALGAIISPPDAVAATSIGRRLGLPPRLLTVLEGEGLVNDATALVLLRSAVAASAGLLASPWAGVGDFFYAVIAAVVIGLLAGIVTVFVRSKLDDPVLDTALSLAVPFVAFMPAEALGASGVLAVVVAGLYTGHAAPSRFSPQSRISDRINWRTIQFLLENGVFLLIGLEIRTLVEDVDDSVLSVGASVGIGLIATLALILLRYLWIGPLVFGLRQRERRAERRTYRSLLALYYYRTHPVTTKRQARVRDRLEHDYERRRADLEQQRQEGIDWRGGVVLGWSGMRGVVTLAAAQSLPDTTPYRPQLILIAFTVAVASIVLQGGTLPALIRLLKVQGVDAREDRKELASLLETISGAGLDALDDHVSESGDEVDPDVVERARQTTFLRTEAAWERAGRRELQDQTPHRQFRELRLLIVAAEREKMLELRSLGSYSSRVLAEAQSLLDQEETRLRRRPGGGH, from the coding sequence ATGGAGTTGGGCGTCTACGCGGTCCTCGCCGTCGCGGTGATCGTCGCGGTGGCCGCCTTCGCGAGGAAGCTCGGCATCGCCGCCCCCATCATCCTCGTGGTCGTCGGCGTGGGGCTGTCGTACCTGCCGGGTGTGCCCGACGTCGAGGTGCCGCACGAGATCATCCTCGACGGACTGCTGCCGCCCATCCTCTACGCGGCCGCCGTGAGCGTGCCGATCATGGACTTCCGTCGCAACCTCGCGCCGATCGCCAGCCTCTCGGTGCTCCTCGTGGTGGTCACCGCCTTCGCGACGGGGTTCCTCCTCTTCGAGCTGCTCCCCGACCTCGACTTCGCCGCTGCGGTGGCGCTGGGCGCGATCATCAGCCCGCCGGATGCGGTGGCCGCCACCTCGATCGGACGACGGCTGGGCCTGCCCCCGCGACTGCTCACCGTGCTCGAGGGCGAGGGACTCGTCAACGACGCGACCGCCCTGGTGCTGCTGCGGTCGGCCGTCGCCGCCTCGGCCGGCCTGCTCGCCTCGCCCTGGGCCGGCGTGGGCGACTTCTTCTACGCGGTGATCGCCGCCGTGGTGATCGGCCTGCTCGCCGGGATCGTCACGGTGTTCGTGCGCTCGAAGCTCGACGACCCGGTGCTCGACACCGCGCTCTCGCTGGCCGTGCCGTTCGTCGCGTTCATGCCCGCGGAGGCGCTGGGCGCATCCGGCGTGCTCGCCGTCGTGGTCGCCGGGCTCTACACGGGGCACGCCGCCCCGTCGCGGTTCTCCCCGCAGTCGAGGATCAGCGACCGCATCAACTGGCGCACGATCCAGTTCCTGCTCGAGAACGGCGTGTTCCTGCTCATCGGGCTCGAGATCCGCACCCTGGTCGAGGACGTCGACGACTCGGTGCTGAGCGTGGGGGCGTCCGTGGGCATCGGCCTGATCGCGACGCTCGCGCTCATCCTGCTGCGGTACCTGTGGATCGGGCCGCTCGTCTTCGGGCTGCGTCAACGGGAACGGCGGGCGGAGAGACGGACCTACCGGTCGCTGCTCGCGCTCTACTACTACCGGACGCATCCGGTGACGACGAAGCGCCAGGCCCGCGTCCGCGACCGGCTGGAGCACGACTACGAGCGCCGCCGCGCCGACCTCGAGCAGCAGCGCCAGGAGGGCATCGACTGGCGCGGCGGCGTGGTGCTCGGCTGGTCCGGGATGCGCGGGGTGGTCACGCTCGCGGCGGCGCAGTCGCTGCCCGACACCACGCCGTACCGGCCGCAGCTCATCCTGATCGCGTTCACCGTCGCGGTCGCGAGCATCGTGCTGCAGGGCGGCACCCTGCCCGCGCTCATCCGCCTCCTCAAGGTGCAGGGGGTCGACGCTCGGGAGGACCGGAAGGAGCTCGCGTCCCTGCTCGAGACGATCAGCGGGGCCGGTCTCGATGCTCTCGACGACCACGTGTCCGAGTCCGGCGACGAGGTGGACCCCGACGTCGTCGAACGGGCACGGCAGACGACGTTCCTCCGCACCGAGGCGGCGTGGGAGCGAGCGGGCCGCCGGGAGCTGCAGGATCAGACGCCGCACCGGCAGTTCCGCGAGCTGCGCCTGCTCATCGTCGCCGCCGAGCGCGAGAAGATGCTCGAGCTGCGGTCGCTCGGCAGCTACTCCTCGCGCGTGCTCGCCGAGGCGCAGTCGCTGCTCGACCAGGAGGAGACGCGGCTGCGCCGCCGCCCGGGCGGAGGGCACTGA
- a CDS encoding helix-turn-helix transcriptional regulator has protein sequence MTDGDDEDARSVIDELATLTQRAVELRRSGRFAASVDQVRACHRLLEGVDADEVRSMEAALVDLRREWAISLSLAGDDIAGLRAWERVWDTAQATGREVESVLAAATVAYIHAVHGDRRYAGLWVGRADAIADHPLATAARAMLAIDCLDLDEAQRLADAAQPLDGTEAWAVLVWLDARIASLTGSTRAAMTRLRATCLAHYPKQWESGLNWYVIALATHRLTREDRGATTLRLDVGRAGEIAVETNHVDAALAAVEKGDPAAARALTGPLLNDPDLSIRARVLIELLHASVAEDAAEAEVLVEAALETISREQIYTALLDVPVAGFEPAIVRRAATDDRLARLLPRILGEASDELPALTRRERTVWWYLAEGLNLNQIAAAEFLSPNTVKTHVRSLYRKLDVNTRAAAVELARTHPNGPLPPTS, from the coding sequence GTGACGGACGGGGATGACGAGGATGCGCGCAGCGTCATCGACGAGCTCGCGACGCTCACCCAGCGGGCCGTCGAGCTGAGGCGCTCCGGGCGCTTCGCGGCCTCCGTCGACCAGGTGCGGGCGTGCCACCGCCTCCTCGAGGGCGTCGACGCCGACGAGGTCCGCTCGATGGAGGCGGCCTTGGTCGACCTCCGGCGCGAGTGGGCGATCTCGCTGTCGCTCGCGGGCGACGACATCGCGGGCCTCCGGGCCTGGGAACGCGTCTGGGACACGGCTCAGGCGACCGGACGCGAGGTCGAGTCGGTGCTGGCCGCGGCCACTGTCGCCTACATCCACGCCGTGCACGGAGACAGGCGGTACGCGGGGCTCTGGGTCGGTCGGGCCGACGCCATCGCCGACCATCCGCTGGCGACCGCGGCGCGCGCGATGCTCGCGATCGACTGCCTCGACCTCGACGAGGCCCAGCGCCTCGCCGACGCGGCCCAGCCTCTCGACGGGACGGAGGCCTGGGCCGTCCTGGTGTGGCTCGACGCCCGCATCGCCTCCCTGACGGGCTCGACGCGAGCCGCGATGACGCGGCTGCGCGCCACCTGCCTCGCGCACTACCCGAAGCAGTGGGAGAGCGGGCTCAACTGGTACGTCATCGCCCTGGCCACGCACCGCCTCACGCGCGAGGACCGCGGCGCCACCACCCTGCGGCTCGACGTGGGCCGTGCCGGGGAGATCGCCGTCGAGACGAACCATGTCGACGCGGCTCTCGCTGCGGTGGAGAAGGGCGATCCCGCGGCCGCACGTGCGTTGACGGGTCCGCTGCTGAACGACCCGGATCTCAGCATCCGCGCCCGGGTGCTGATCGAGCTGCTGCACGCCTCGGTGGCCGAGGACGCGGCCGAGGCGGAGGTCCTCGTCGAGGCGGCGCTCGAGACGATCTCGCGCGAGCAGATCTACACCGCGCTGCTCGACGTGCCGGTCGCCGGGTTCGAGCCCGCGATCGTCAGGCGCGCGGCCACCGACGACCGCCTCGCGAGACTGCTGCCGCGCATCCTGGGCGAGGCGTCGGATGAGCTCCCCGCTCTCACGCGGCGCGAGAGGACCGTCTGGTGGTACCTCGCGGAGGGTCTGAACCTCAACCAGATCGCGGCCGCGGAGTTCCTCTCCCCCAACACGGTGAAGACGCACGTGCGCTCGCTCTACCGGAAGCTCGACGTGAACACCCGCGCGGCCGCGGTCGAGCTGGCCCGCACGCACCCGAACGGGCCCCTGCCTCCCACGTCCTGA
- a CDS encoding MFS transporter → MSRPNSTPGAPATALPRRNSTLGVGAATLVGSALEWYDFYLYGTAAALVFNRIVFVNTDATVATLAAFATFALGYFIRPLGGLIFGRLGDLLGRKRILILTLLIMGGATILMGLVPTYDQVGIWAPVILIVLRLVQGIGAGAEFGGAAIFAVENSNPRRRGLHGSWPSAGVYLGLLLASGVFAIVTQLPEDQFLAWGWRIPFLLSVVVIIVALVIRLRLAETPVFEEVAAEEHKPTPVRDAFANEKRGMLSLVLAQTPQNVVSSINLAFITAYIAGNLQLANTVGPQATTLGTAVTMICLPLFGLLSDRIGRRPVMLIGMVFSALFAFPYFWLIEGGRAPLPITIAIVLSLGIGIGAMFGPQAAYFAELFTGRSRFTGLAFSRELAGALTAGTTPLIAVALVAAAGGSTWLVSVFIIAACILGIVSVLVVGETRGRRLSATTVAELKASTGSFEN, encoded by the coding sequence ATGTCTCGACCCAACAGCACCCCCGGGGCCCCCGCGACGGCCCTGCCCCGCAGGAACTCCACCCTCGGAGTCGGAGCCGCCACACTCGTGGGCTCCGCTCTCGAGTGGTATGACTTCTACCTCTACGGCACCGCCGCTGCCCTCGTCTTCAACCGGATCGTGTTCGTCAACACGGATGCGACGGTCGCCACCCTGGCGGCCTTCGCGACCTTCGCGCTCGGATACTTCATCCGGCCGCTCGGCGGTCTCATCTTCGGGCGACTGGGCGATCTGCTGGGCCGGAAGCGGATCCTGATCCTGACGCTGCTCATCATGGGCGGCGCGACGATCCTGATGGGTCTGGTCCCCACCTACGATCAGGTCGGGATCTGGGCTCCCGTCATCCTCATCGTCCTCCGGCTCGTGCAGGGCATCGGCGCCGGGGCGGAGTTCGGCGGGGCGGCGATCTTCGCCGTCGAGAACTCGAACCCGCGCCGCCGAGGGCTGCACGGGTCGTGGCCGTCGGCCGGGGTCTACCTCGGGCTCCTCCTGGCATCCGGGGTGTTCGCGATCGTCACCCAGCTCCCGGAGGACCAGTTCCTCGCCTGGGGCTGGCGGATCCCGTTCCTGCTCAGCGTCGTGGTGATCATCGTGGCCCTGGTGATCCGCCTGCGTCTGGCGGAGACGCCCGTGTTCGAGGAGGTCGCGGCGGAGGAGCACAAGCCCACTCCGGTGCGCGATGCGTTCGCGAACGAGAAGCGCGGCATGCTCTCGCTCGTGCTGGCGCAGACCCCGCAGAACGTGGTCTCGTCGATCAACCTCGCCTTCATCACCGCGTACATCGCGGGCAACCTCCAGCTCGCCAACACCGTCGGTCCGCAGGCGACCACGCTCGGCACGGCGGTGACGATGATCTGCCTGCCGCTGTTCGGACTGCTCTCCGATCGGATCGGCCGACGCCCGGTGATGCTGATCGGCATGGTCTTCTCGGCGCTGTTCGCGTTCCCCTACTTCTGGCTCATCGAAGGCGGCCGGGCTCCTCTCCCGATCACGATCGCCATCGTGCTGAGCCTGGGCATCGGGATCGGAGCCATGTTCGGACCGCAGGCCGCCTACTTCGCGGAGCTGTTCACCGGCCGGTCCCGCTTCACCGGCCTCGCCTTCTCGAGGGAGTTGGCCGGGGCGCTGACCGCCGGCACGACGCCGCTGATCGCCGTCGCCCTGGTTGCCGCAGCGGGCGGATCCACCTGGCTGGTGTCGGTGTTCATCATCGCCGCCTGCATCCTCGGGATCGTGTCGGTGCTGGTCGTCGGGGAGACTCGCGGGCGCCGGCTGAGCGCCACCACCGTGGCCGAGCTCAAGGCGTCGACGGGCTCCTTCGAGAACTGA
- a CDS encoding copper resistance CopC family protein, whose product MTRRLPLLAATIAGALLAGAAAVGVAAPASAHDYLVSTSPAGDSTVSEPLSTVSLTFNEPPFSDAGAAIGIRVSDPSGAVVSQGAVSITDSTLSIAVTPTTQGAYQVEWQNVSGDGHTVSGTFAFTYAGPVAAATVDPSAPATPVPSSVPTVTPSPAFEVPSPSATAGASGMEATTSGGFPPVLVGLVTAGGLLVLAAIVTIALLVARRRRIPADEPGTGAPPRDTTGE is encoded by the coding sequence GTGACCCGGCGCCTGCCCCTCCTCGCCGCGACGATCGCCGGCGCCCTCCTGGCGGGGGCGGCGGCCGTCGGCGTCGCCGCCCCGGCCTCGGCCCACGACTACCTCGTGTCGACGAGCCCAGCAGGCGACTCGACTGTGTCGGAGCCGCTCAGCACGGTGTCGCTGACGTTCAACGAGCCTCCGTTCTCGGACGCGGGCGCCGCCATCGGCATCCGCGTCTCGGATCCCTCGGGTGCCGTCGTCTCCCAGGGCGCGGTGTCGATCACGGACTCGACGCTGTCCATCGCGGTGACCCCCACCACGCAGGGGGCCTACCAGGTGGAGTGGCAGAACGTCTCGGGTGACGGGCACACCGTCTCCGGGACGTTCGCGTTCACGTACGCCGGTCCGGTCGCCGCGGCGACCGTCGATCCCTCGGCGCCGGCCACTCCCGTCCCGTCGTCGGTGCCCACGGTCACGCCGTCGCCGGCCTTCGAGGTCCCCTCGCCGTCCGCGACCGCGGGGGCGAGCGGGATGGAGGCGACCACCTCCGGCGGGTTCCCGCCCGTCCTCGTGGGACTGGTCACGGCGGGCGGACTGCTCGTGCTGGCCGCCATCGTGACGATCGCGCTGCTCGTGGCCCGCCGGCGGCGGATCCCCGCCGACGAACCGGGGACGGGCGCACCGCCGCGTGACACCACGGGCGAATAG
- a CDS encoding sigma-70 family RNA polymerase sigma factor — MSNSVAVHETHTEAAEPAPSLNIRGASEDPVKDYLRQIGRTALLSAEDEVDLGRRIEVGVIAEEKLATTEIDDAALKRDLQWLVRDGKAAKRKLIQANLRLVVSIAKRYLDRGLPFLDLIQEGNIGLVRAVEKFDYQAGFKFSTYGSWWIKQAINRALADSGRIIRIPVHTSEKISSITRMQRRLMIELGREATIEEVAVAVDLPPAKVQELLRHGRETVSLHTPVGEDDAELGDLIEDSTQPQPFDAAALQLQHEDLARRLATLPPRESRVVAMRFGLDGEDPMSFDEIGEVLGVSRERARQIQRRALGMLREEYLHDYLIAG; from the coding sequence ATGTCAAACTCAGTAGCAGTCCACGAGACGCACACCGAGGCCGCCGAGCCTGCCCCCAGCCTCAACATCAGGGGGGCATCGGAGGACCCGGTGAAGGACTACCTGCGACAGATCGGGCGCACCGCCCTCCTCAGCGCGGAGGACGAGGTCGACCTCGGCCGCCGCATCGAGGTGGGCGTGATCGCCGAGGAGAAGCTGGCGACCACCGAGATCGACGACGCCGCACTCAAGCGCGACCTGCAGTGGCTGGTGCGTGACGGCAAGGCCGCCAAGCGGAAGCTCATCCAGGCCAACCTGCGCCTGGTCGTCTCGATCGCCAAGCGCTACCTCGACCGCGGTCTGCCCTTCCTCGACCTGATCCAGGAGGGCAACATCGGCCTCGTCCGCGCGGTCGAGAAGTTCGACTACCAAGCCGGGTTCAAGTTCTCCACGTACGGATCGTGGTGGATCAAGCAGGCCATCAACCGAGCCCTCGCCGACAGCGGACGCATCATCCGCATCCCCGTGCACACCTCGGAGAAGATCTCGTCCATCACCCGCATGCAGCGTCGCCTGATGATCGAGCTCGGCCGCGAGGCCACGATCGAGGAGGTCGCGGTCGCCGTCGACCTGCCGCCGGCGAAGGTCCAGGAGCTGCTGCGCCACGGCCGCGAGACCGTGTCGCTCCACACGCCCGTCGGAGAAGACGACGCCGAGCTCGGCGACCTCATCGAGGACTCGACCCAGCCGCAGCCCTTCGACGCGGCCGCTCTCCAGCTGCAGCACGAGGACCTCGCCCGCCGCCTCGCCACGCTCCCCCCGCGCGAGTCGCGCGTGGTCGCGATGCGCTTCGGGCTCGACGGCGAGGACCCGATGTCGTTCGACGAGATCGGCGAGGTGCTCGGCGTCTCGCGTGAGCGCGCCCGCCAGATCCAGCGCCGCGCGCTCGGCATGCTGCGCGAGGAGTACCTGCACGACTACCTCATCGCCGGCTGA
- a CDS encoding YcnI family copper-binding membrane protein gives MKRRTTLKKTTVLASAAAALAVAGGVLFAAPLAASAHVHVEPDTASAGGYAVLTFRVPNESDTATTSSLTVDLPTDTPVTYVATEPVPGWTAKVVTSTLPTPVTEGDVTITEAPTQVVWTADDGVGIGKAQFQRFPVQVGPLPDVDSITLPAHQGYSDGSVVDWNEPTPASGEEPEHPAPVVYVNAAPPADEDAASVTVASAGSEAASSSGATASSDAGLGLGFGIGGLALGAVALVVSLIALLRRPRTNGASR, from the coding sequence GTGAAGAGACGCACCACCCTGAAGAAGACCACCGTCCTGGCGAGCGCGGCCGCTGCGCTCGCCGTCGCGGGCGGCGTGCTGTTCGCCGCGCCGCTGGCCGCCAGCGCCCACGTGCACGTGGAGCCCGACACCGCCTCGGCGGGGGGCTACGCCGTGCTCACGTTCCGTGTGCCGAACGAGTCCGACACGGCGACGACCTCGTCGCTGACCGTCGACCTGCCCACCGACACCCCCGTGACCTATGTCGCGACCGAGCCCGTGCCGGGCTGGACCGCCAAGGTCGTCACGAGCACCCTCCCCACACCGGTCACCGAGGGTGATGTGACGATCACCGAGGCGCCCACCCAGGTGGTGTGGACCGCGGACGACGGCGTGGGCATCGGGAAGGCGCAGTTCCAGCGCTTCCCCGTCCAGGTCGGACCGCTGCCCGACGTCGACAGCATCACCCTCCCGGCCCACCAGGGCTACTCCGACGGATCGGTCGTCGACTGGAACGAGCCCACACCCGCCTCGGGGGAGGAGCCCGAGCATCCGGCGCCGGTCGTCTACGTCAACGCCGCCCCGCCGGCCGACGAGGACGCGGCGAGCGTCACGGTCGCGTCCGCGGGATCGGAGGCGGCCTCGAGCTCCGGCGCCACCGCCTCGTCGGATGCGGGTCTCGGCCTCGGCTTCGGGATCGGCGGCCTCGCGCTCGGAGCGGTGGCCCTCGTGGTCTCGCTGATCGCCCTGCTGCGCCGACCCCGGACGAACGGGGCGTCGCGGTGA
- the crcB gene encoding fluoride efflux transporter CrcB has translation MTPLLFVLLSLAGGVGAAARFVLDGAVKSLVRTSYPVGTTLINLSGSLLLGVVTGLALSHLVSDDWRLVLGTGFLGGYTTFSTASLETVRLAQQRRWGAALANGVGMLAASVALALAGYLLGSSL, from the coding sequence ATGACCCCCCTCCTGTTCGTGCTCCTCTCGCTCGCCGGCGGCGTCGGAGCGGCCGCCCGCTTCGTGCTCGACGGCGCGGTCAAGTCGCTGGTGCGGACGAGCTACCCGGTGGGCACCACCCTCATCAACCTCTCCGGGTCCCTCCTGCTCGGGGTCGTCACGGGGCTCGCCCTCTCGCACCTCGTGAGCGACGACTGGCGGCTCGTCCTCGGCACCGGCTTCCTCGGCGGGTACACCACGTTCAGCACGGCGAGCCTCGAGACGGTGCGTCTGGCGCAGCAGCGCCGCTGGGGTGCCGCCCTCGCGAACGGCGTCGGGATGCTCGCCGCCTCGGTCGCGCTCGCCCTCGCCGGCTACCTCCTCGGCTCGAGCCTCTGA
- a CDS encoding fluoride efflux transporter FluC codes for MTDARRRPDEDPRPPGDPSSPGGAPPQSGGAHPQQGEERRELPVDADLVEPRSLRPPRGVHLRPALILLVALGGALGTGLREAISLAVPIVGGFPLAIFGINLVGAFVLGFLLEALSRRGPDTGRRRLLRLGLGTGLLGGFTTYSALAADSAVLLTGPEAWLGVVYALATVVLGAGATLAGIALASPRRPRTGAA; via the coding sequence GTGACGGATGCGCGCCGCCGACCCGACGAGGACCCCCGCCCCCCGGGCGACCCCTCCTCGCCCGGCGGCGCGCCTCCGCAGTCCGGCGGCGCGCATCCGCAGCAGGGGGAGGAGCGGCGCGAGCTGCCGGTCGACGCCGACCTCGTGGAGCCGCGGTCGCTGCGACCGCCGCGGGGAGTGCACCTGCGCCCGGCGCTCATCCTGCTCGTGGCGCTGGGAGGCGCGCTCGGGACTGGGCTCCGGGAGGCGATCAGCCTCGCGGTCCCCATCGTGGGCGGCTTCCCGCTCGCGATCTTCGGGATCAACCTCGTCGGCGCGTTCGTGCTCGGCTTCCTCCTGGAGGCGCTGTCGAGGCGCGGGCCCGACACCGGTCGTCGGCGGCTCCTCCGGCTCGGACTGGGGACCGGCCTGCTCGGCGGATTCACCACCTACAGCGCGCTGGCCGCCGACAGTGCGGTGCTGCTCACCGGCCCGGAGGCGTGGCTCGGCGTCGTCTACGCTCTCGCGACGGTGGTGCTGGGCGCCGGCGCGACCCTCGCCGGGATCGCCCTGGCCTCGCCCCGCCGCCCGAGGACGGGAGCGGCATGA